The genomic window GTCTTTCGACATGACCCGGCCTCCCGGCTCGCCGCCTGACAGCCTGAGGTTCGACGGGTCCAGGCTCGCCGCCAGCCGCCCATGCTCGGTCAGCCATGAAACGGACCTCGCCAGCAGGCCGAGCTTATCGCCGACGTAGTGCATCCCGTGCACGCACGTGATCAGGTCGTAGGCCCGATCGGGGTGCCAGTCGCGCCACGACGCCTCCACGAGGGTCAGGCAGTTCACCTCCGGGCCGGGCTCGAGGAAGTAGCCGACGAGGTCCACTCCGACGATCACCGCGTCCAGCCGCCCCGCTTGGACCATCAGCGCCGCCTCGATCAGCGCCTTGCCCGAGCCGCAGCAGAGGTCCAACCAGGCGGCCGGCCGCCCGGGCCGTGCATGGGCCTTGAGGAATGCGATCGGCTCGAAGCCGAGCTCGCGGTCGTAGCCGTTGGACCCGGCCAGGCCTCGCTCGCGGTTCATCCGGCAGTTGGCGACGACCGCCGACCTTTCGAGTTCGTCATCAGTCAGCAGCATCGGCCGCGTGCCCAAGGTGTACACGCCCCGGCCGTCCGGTACGTCAGCAGAAGGCGTGCAGGAACGACGCCGGTCCGCCGAACAGCCAGATTGTCCATCCTAGGGTCCAGAAGACGATTTTTCTCGCGGCCCACCGCGACCCGATTGCCGCAGTCCACGGCACGACCTGGGCCAGAAGGCCGATCGCCAGGAAGGGGACGAAGAAGGCGGCAATCGCCATCGAGGAGGCCAGGCAACAGGGCTGGAAATGGCGAGCGACGGCCCCGGCGAAGGGCCCGGCGACCGTCGCCGCGATCGTCCGTACGACGCCCCACTCCCGGACGTCCGATGGCGAGCCGGTGCGGACGGCGAGGAAGGCCCACGTCGAGAAAATCAGGACCAATCCCAGCAGGATGGACACTCGGCCATGCCAGGATTGCGCCCCCGTCCTCTGCTGAGCCACCAGATTGCTCATGAAGGGCCCCCCGGCCGCGACGGCGGCG from Aquisphaera giovannonii includes these protein-coding regions:
- a CDS encoding class I SAM-dependent methyltransferase, which codes for MYTLGTRPMLLTDDELERSAVVANCRMNRERGLAGSNGYDRELGFEPIAFLKAHARPGRPAAWLDLCCGSGKALIEAALMVQAGRLDAVIVGVDLVGYFLEPGPEVNCLTLVEASWRDWHPDRAYDLITCVHGMHYVGDKLGLLARSVSWLTEHGRLAASLDPSNLRLSGGEPGGRVMSKDLRAAGLVYDRRRRLVLCDGRRDAALPYAYLGADDRAGPNVTGQPAVNSYYRRTGGCPDPSPRQS